The following coding sequences lie in one Heliangelus exortis chromosome 8, bHelExo1.hap1, whole genome shotgun sequence genomic window:
- the PDE4DIP gene encoding myomegalin isoform X11: MKETCRICARELCGNQRRWIFHTAAKLNLQVLLSHVLGRELCRDGKSEFVCSKCAFMLDRIYRFDTVIARIEALSIERLQKLLLEKDRLKFCISSMYRRNNEDPGADDRAGDGTVDLSNLPDLRYTALLQEDFAYSGYEYWAEQEEHGLEPHSCHAAEGAGNRPRRCRGCAALRVADADYEAICKVPRKVARSISCGLSSRWSTSIGNEGSSGCDTAEFTSARGPVDGESMEEGTPASSVESLDTTVEASPLQQKDEDADKGLKGSGKYDDFSDDRMTPSSSQSGNRLELALSLIKALDYKPLQSPRGSRLPIPVKSSLPPPKLRRDLADGSASAASMGAGSAFLNTDRKSFSRALLSLSPEISELQELWDDICEDYMPLRVQNLQDEHQQPAPGDPAVGEHVSNLCAAELQGKIQQSEAANKLLQEKLNELNFELKSAQETSQRQDHTIQSLNEALKSKESKTEELFRIIEGQNETMAKLQDMLQRSHQGQLQMAESTLSPQEQQQMSPLDLQNTLFCTKLEVQKLKRAQRQKDHQLAEARRATQHLETMVHEEEQQKKATWKHNQELRAVVQQLQAELQDKAQQLQTLEWEKSRELQAQEQRVQRLSQLLARKEQLLQESRELLQCQQSLDKSPAAMNVMLEKLQQRVSDRDAALERAVDEKFFALEKKEQELQQLHLSIRERGCDLERLRNVLSSNEATIHSLESLLKAKTLELEQVSATCQNLHWLKEEMEAKSRSRQKEQEGIIQQLQTCLHDRNKEVEELTATLLCKLGPGQREVTEELCLRLQQKEKMLQDLLSDRNHQTMEHDAEIRELLQAMSTKEQQSQMAAEKMAHALAERSSELQLLRQHMLGREPVGTQSAGARLLKEDKQPIQEILQRASGAAAISRPPQVDSSCRTEGISTSAAELEKDLVNAKEELELMTKKERESRRELAALQAVVATQEEELQVQASDIESLTRTIQIKEDLIKDLQMQLVDPEEIPAVERLTQEVLVLREKVAIAESQGQEATGNRRQQLLLMLEGLVAERNRLNEALQAERQLYGSLVKFHTHPDSAARDRTLQVALEGAQELRGQLEEALARSLERLSRLETQGDTGGQATGSDADDTSTNSIKEEAAHGLATQQSSPQAPKENRSTERTLMESTAPAVPGRELRAEAELRELKAQLEEAGFSSVSHIRKAMLSLYLENAELKERMGEATSLLESGEQEEAWLGSPPAPEPCRLQRKSHNALEDRPAGGSGGGQGVLAERGAVPAKRPALEARSQDDTPKRPCPGTLGGGDGSHAKDTAGVGGWLGLGTAELHSQVVQGQRHCRELQDKLAASEAVVRAQAEKLEKYHVLLREPHAQQLSKQVQVDIQDLGYETCARSETEADRDETTSPECEEPDVFSEPSLGEESGSLYKPGMPRVGKAARKTMTPEDVGALHQHIQDLKAQLLNANKVIQNLQRRARSISLTSGYTSGAERAPLGPTALTSPSHSLTDEDEGWQSDGRGTLCPPTPRAHRDLQHLLHRVALLEAQLPASKRGGILPKELQSATWPGKYDSLIQAQARELSHLRQTLREGRGVSRNLTRHLRDALQSFEDLLRGTDIDYYLGQGFREQLAQGRQLAERLSDKLGTRDRQDGEDKTSHELLALRLSRELQEKEKVIKTLEAKLQERCDSPGSSCPPSESSCSATSTSFVSEGLEPFSDGDVASECSQCHEEPAQPTGVTLPVAPAKPTASLGPFGEGSKAPGSLCPHSTLQSLAKIPGATKPHALWDVPPPGQMLYGALPLGYPSSQKLTGADLLEEHLVEIRSLRQRLEESICTNDRLREQLERRLTPPGKGCGLPSDVYAQGSEPGLQVSSENQALREDNRTLRLQCDHISQELARVQEALLSACSRVREAEAELCQRRGEQRRLREELAEHQESIRQLREERHSLQEDNNRLQHTVTLMQQQCEEHHLLLQTLRAELNVYESLPGPSAETHAGCFPSPPVRDVGTSPAAPLFSSLPSDKLVAQQKAEPAVRKSEGPTGPHIIGRLDTYRALEQHVLEGKALAHELMCLTRPALGLSSCQLPGKEEQALRGEIAALRAQLSERENALQSTARLKDSMEQFIVSQLTRTHNVLCKARTNLEVKAHQQVLPVA, from the exons ATGAAGGAAACCTGCCGGATCTGCGCCCGGGAGCTGTGCGGCAACCAACGGCGATGGATCTTCCACACGGCGGCCAAGCTGAACCTCCAGGTGCTGCTTTCCCATGTcctgggcagggagctgtgcCGGGATGGCAAATCCGAGTTCGTTTGCAGCAAGTGTGCCTTTATGCTGGACCGCATCTACAGGTTCGACACCGTCATCGCGCGCATCGAGGCCCTCTCCATCGAGCgcctgcagaagctgctgctggagaaagaCCGCCTCAAGTTCTGCATCTCTAGCATGTACCGCAGGAACAACGAAGACCCCGGCGCTGATGACAGAGCCGGGGATGGGACCGTGGACCTTTCCAACCTGCCCGACCTACGGTACACGGCCCTCTTGCAGGAGGACTTCGCTTATTCCGGGTATGAATATTGGGCTGAGCAAGAGGAGCACGGCCTGGAGCCGCACAGCTGCCACGCCGCAGAGGGAGCGGGTAACCGCCCGCGGCGGTGCCGGGGCTGCGCCGCCCTGCGCGTAGCTGACGCCGACTACGAAGCCATTTGCAAAGTGCCACGGAAAGTGGCCAGGAGCATCTCCTGCGGGCTGTCCAGCCGGTGGTCGACTAGCATAGGGAACGAGGGGTCCTCTGGGTGCGACACGGCAGAGTTCACCAGTGCCAGAGGGCCCGTGGATGGGGAAAGCATGGAGGAAGGGACGCCGGCGTCCTCTGTTGAGTCCCTGGACACCACCGTGGAGGCGAGCCCTCTGCAACAGAAGGATGAAGATGCAGATAAGGGGTTGAAAGGCAGTGGGAAATATGATGACTTCTCAGATGACCGCATGACTCCGAGCTCTTCGCAGAGTGGGAACAGGCTGGAGCTGGCCCTCAGCTTGATCAAGGCTTTGGACTACAAACCCCTTCAGAGCCCCCGAGGGAGCAGGCTACCTATTCCTGTGAAGTCCAGCTTGCCCCCTCCCAAGCTGAGACGTGACTTGGCAGATGGCAGTGCTTCTGCTGCCTCAATGGGTGCTGGTTCTGCCTTCCTGAACACAGACAGAAAGTCCTTTTCCAGAGCTCTTTTGAGTCTTTCCCCGGAGATTTCTGaactgcaggagctgtgggatgaCATCTGTGAGGATTATATGCCACTGCGGGTACAG aATTTGCAGGATGAACATCAACAGCCAGCTCCAGGTGACCCTGCAGTGGGGGAGCACGTGTCCAAcctgtgtgctgcagagctgcaggggaaAATCCAGCAGTCTGAAGCTGCCAACAAG TTGTTACAGGAAAAGCTGAACGAAttgaattttgaattaaaatctgCCCAAGAAACATCACAGAGGCAGGATCACACCATCCAGAGTCTGAACGAGGCCCTGAAGAGCAAAGAGAGTAAG ACAGAAGAGCTGTTTCGGATCATCGAGGGGCAGAACGAGACCATGGCCAAGCTGCAGGACATGTTACAGAGAAGCCATCAGGGACAGTTGCAG ATGGCAGAGAGCACACTCtcaccccaggagcagcagcaaatgtCACCTCTGGATCTTCAGAACACACTTTTCTGCACCAAGCTGGAGGTGCAGAAACTGAAAAGAGCTCAGCGCCAGAAAGATCATCAACTGGCTGAAGCCAGGAGAGCAACCCAGCACCTGGAGACCATGGTGCatgaggaagagcagcagaaaaaagcaacCTGGAAACACAACCAG gagctgcGTGCTGTGgtacagcagctgcaggcagagctgcaggacaaggctcagcagctccagactCTGGAGTGGGAGAAATCCCGGGAGCTGCAGGCCCAGGAGCAGAGAGTTCAGCGTTTGAGTCAGCTTCTGGCTCGCAAGGAGCAGCTTCTTCAG GAATCAAGGGAACTTCTGCAGTGCCAGCAAAGTTTGGACAAGAGCCCTGCAGCCATGAATGTGATGTTGGAGAAACTGCAGCAGCGAGTCAGCGACAGGGATGCTGCTCTGGAG AGAGCAGTAGATGAGAAGTTCTTTGCCCTGGAGAAGAAGGAacaagagctgcagcagctgcatctCTCAATAAGGGAGCGTGGCTGTGACCTGGAGAGGTTGCGCAATGTCCTGTCCAGCAATGAGGCCACCATTCAT AGCCTGGAGAGCCTTCTGAAAGCCAAAACTCTGGAACTAGAGCAGGTCTCAGCAACCTGCCAAAACCTCCACTGGctgaaggaggagatggaggccAAATCCCGCAGCAggcagaaagagcaggagggcatcatccagcagctgcagacCTGCCTGCATGACAGAAACAAGGAAGTGGAG GAGCTTACAGCAACTCTGCTGTGCAAGTTGGGCCCAGGACAGAGAGAAGTaacagaggagctgtgcttgcGTCTCcagcagaaggagaagatgCTGCAGGATCTCCTCAGTGACAGGAACCATCAAACCATGGAGCATGATGCTGAAatcagggagctgctgcaggccATGAgcaccaaggagcagcagagccaa ATGGCTGCTGAGAAGATGGCCCATGCCTTGGCTGAAAGGAGCTCTGAGTTACAACTCTTACGCCAGCACATGCTGGGGAGGGAGCCTGTGGGGACCCAGTCAGCTGGTGCCAGGCTGTTGAAGGAGGACAAACAGCCCATCCAA gAAATACTGCAAAGAgcttctggagctgcagccattTCCAGACCCCCACAAGtggacagcagctgcaggacagaggGAA TTTCGacatcagcagcagagctggagaaggatCTTGTTAATGCCAAAGAGGAGTTGGAGCTAAtgacaaagaaggaaagagaaagcagg CGGGAGcttgctgctctccaggctgtggtggccacacaggaggaagagctgcaggTGCAGGCCTCAGACATAGAGTCATTGACCAGGACCATCCAGATCAAAGAGGATCTCATCAAG GATCTGCAGATGCAGCTGGTGGATCCTGAAGAAATTCCAGCCGTGGAAAGGCTGACTCAAGAAGTGCTGGTGCTCCGGGAGAAAGTGGCCATAGCAGAGTCACAAGGACAGGAGGCTACTGGAAACAGAAGGCAGCAG TTGTTACTGATGCTGGAAGGGCTGGTGGCTGAGAGGAACCGGTTGAATGaggctctgcaggcagagaggcagCTCTATGGCAGCCTGGTCAAGTTCCACACACACCCAGACAG TGCTGCGAGAGACCGTACCCTGCAGGTGGCGCTGGAAGGGGCCCAGGAGCTGCGGGGACAGCTGGAAGAAGCTCTTGCAAGAAGTTTGGAGCGTTTGAGCAGGCTGGAGACACAGGGCGACACAGGAG GTCAGGCCACAGGCTCAGATGCTGATGACACCAGCACCAACAGCATCAAGGAGGAGGCAGCCCATGGCCTGGCAACCCAGCAG aGCAGCCCCCAGGCTCCTAAGGAAAACCGGAGCACAGAAAGGACCCTGATggagagcacagctcctgctgtgccagggagggagctgcgggcagaagcagagctgcGGGAGCTGAAGGCACAGCTGGAGGAAGCCGGCTTCTCCTCTGTCTCCCATATCAG GAAGGCGATGCTGAGCCTGTACCTGGAGAACGCCGAGCTGAAGGAGCGGATGGGTGAAGCCACGTCGCTGCTGGAgagtggggagcaggaggaggcttGGCTGGGCAGCCCCCCGGCCCCCGAGCCCTGCAGGCTCCAGCGGAAGAGCCACAATGCCCTTGAGGACCGCCCAGCCGGTGGCAGTGGGGGTGGCCAGGGAGTTCTGGCAGAGAGGGGAGCTGTACCTGCTAAACGCCCAGCCCTGGAGGCACGGTCCCAGGATGACACGCCTAAAAGACCTTGTCCTGGCACCCTGGGTGGAGGAGATGGTAGCCAT GCGAAGGACACGGCGGGCGTTgggggctggctggggctgggcacagcagagctgcactcCCAAGTGGTGCAGGGACAAAGGCACTGCCGGGAGCTGCAGGACAAGCTCGCTGCCTCTGAGGCCGTGGTGCGGGCACAAgctgagaagctggagaagtACCACGTTCTGCTCC GTGAACCCCatgcccagcagctcagcaagcAAGTACAGGTGGACATCCAGGACCTGGGCTATGAGACCTGTGCACGGAGTGAGACCGAGGCTGACCGGGATGAGACAACCAGTCCTG AGTGCGAGGAGCCCGATGTGTTCAGCGAGCCCAGCCTGGGTGAGGAGTCAGGATCCCTGTACAAGCCAGGGATGCCCAGGGTGGGCAAGGCAGCTCGGAAAACCATGACACCAGAGGATGTGGGGGCTTTGCACCAACACATCCAGGACCTCAAAGCACAGCTGCTCAACGCCAACAAAGTGATACAGAACCTGCAGCGCCGCGCCCGCTCCATCTCCCTCACCAGCGGCTACACCTCGGGTGCCGAGCGGGCCCCTCTGGGCCCCACGGCCCTgacctccccatcccacagcctgACTGATGAGGATGAGGGCTGGCAGTCTGATGGCCGTGGCAccctctgcccacccaccccacGGGCACACCGTGacctgcagcacctcctgcaCCGCGTCGCCCTCCTGGAGGCGCAGCTGCCCGCCAGCAAGCGCGGAGGAATTCTGCCCAAGGAGCTGCAATCTGCCACTTGGCCCGG GAAGTACGACTCGCTGATCCAGGCGCAGGCGCGGGAGCTGTCCCACCTGCGGCAGACGCTGCGGGAGGGCAGAGGGGTGAGCCGCAACCTGACCCGGCACCTGCGCGATGCCCTGCAGTCCTTTGAGGACCTCCTCCGAGGCACTGACATCGACTACTACCTGGGCCAGGGCTTCCGGGAGCAGCTggcccagggcaggcagctggctgAGAGGCTCAGCGACAAATTGGGAACCA gagatcGACAGGATGGGGAGGATAAAACCAGCCACGAACTCCTGGCACTGAG GCTTAGCCGGGAGctccaggagaaggaaaaggtgaTCAAGACCCTAGAGGCAAAGCTCCAGGAGCGCTGTGattccccaggcagcagctgcccacCCTCGGAGTCATCCTGCTCTGCTACCAGCACCTCTTTTGTGtctgaggggctggagccctTCTCTGATGGGGACGTGGCCAGCGAGTGCAGCCAGTGCCATGAGGAGCCTGCCCAGCCCACAG GTGTGACACTGCCTGTGGCACCAGCAAAGCCCACAGCCTCACTGGGCCCCTTTGGAGAGGGCAGCAAAGCCCCAGGATCACTCTGCCCACACAGCACACTGCAGAGCCTGGCTAAGATCCCTGGGGCCACCAAGCCCCATGCCCTCTGGGATGTACCTCCTCCTGGCCAGATGCTTTATGGGGCCCTGCCATTGGGGTACCCCTCCAGCCAGAAGCTAACAG GGGCAGACCTGCTAGAGGAGCACTTGGTGGAGATCCGCAGCCTGCGCCAGCGCCTGGAGGAATCCATCTGCACCAACGACCGACTGCGGGAGCAGCTGGAACGCCGGCTGACCCCCCCCGGCAAGGGCTGCG GACTGCCCAGTGATGTCTATGCCCAGGGCtcagagccagggctgcaggtGAGCAGTGAGAACCAGGCTCTGCGTGAGGACAACCGGACCCTGCGGCTCCAGTGTGATCACATCTCCCAAG AGCTGGCACGGGTGCAGGAGGCACTTCTGTCTGCCTGCTCCCGGGTGCGGGAGGCTgaggctgagctgtgccagAGGCGCGGGGAGCAGCGGAGGCTGAGGGAGGAGCTTGCGGAACACCAAGAGAGCATCCGGCAGCTCCGGGAGGAGAGGCATTCTCTGCAGGAGGACAACAACAG GCTGCAGCACACCGTGACGCTCATGCAGCAGCAGTGTGAGGAGCACCACCTGCTCCTCCAGACCCTGCGTGCAGAGCTGAACGTCTACGAGAGCCTCCCTGGCCCCTCTGCTGAGACCCACGCAG GCTGCTTCCCATCTCCTCCGGTGCGAGATGTTGGCACAAGTCCAGCAGCTCCCCTCTTCTCCTCGCTGCCCTCTGACAAACTGGTGGCCCAGCAGAAGGCGG AACCAGCAGTGAGGAAGAGCGAGGGACCAACTGGGCCTCACATCATTGGCCGCCTGGACACATACCGGGCCCTGGAGCAACATGTTCTGGAGGGGAAGGCTCTGGCCCATGAGCTGATGTGTCTCACACGCCCAGCACTTGggctgagcagctgccagctcccgGGAAAGGAG GAGCAGGCGCTGCGGGGGGAGATCGCGGCGCTGCGAGCTCAGCTCTCGGAGAGGGAGAAcgctctgcagagcacagccaggCTCAAGGACAGCATGGAGCAGTTCATCGTGAGCCAGT TGACCAGGACACACAACGTGCTGTGCAAGGCCAGGACAAACCTGGAG GTGAAGGCCCACCAGCAGGTCTTGCCTGTCGCCTGA